One window of the Camelina sativa cultivar DH55 chromosome 1, Cs, whole genome shotgun sequence genome contains the following:
- the LOC104708823 gene encoding uncharacterized protein LOC104708823 — protein sequence MADENSDPEFDLNLDLSLGLPQRRNPVNRQGRLVPQEQDPVEKQGHGQGTFMQLLTSFDPPRVIQPSPTQPPHMTSLIEDLITNGTNPRIFPEQALPLYSSPSVQTLHLPQLNQVETVAMQTPRLAVPLHYQPSGQLLHPPQTVALETPRRGRKPGAQPRRKLAKAGAVKKKVRVPVPVPVPVPVPVPVPVAEDDKVIIPPYPWSTNKLAIHHTISELTANNINVISGQVHCKPCDRTHTISYNLREKFSELYVYIRDNKEVMRTRAPAKWLAPELIPCEVCKTDMRPVIEESTEKINWLFLLLGQMLGCCTLEQLNSIPKDHLA from the exons ATGGCTGACGAAAATAGTGATCCTGAGTTTGATCTCAATCTCGATCTGTCCTTAGGGTTACCTCAACGAAGAAATCCTGTGAACAGACAAGGCCGGTTGGTTCCTCAAGAACAAGATCCCGTGGAGAAACAAGGCCATGGTCAGGGCACGTTCATGCAACTCTTGACATCATTCGATCCTCCACGAGTTATCCAACCTTCTCCTACTCAACCACCTCACATGACGTCTTTAATTGAAGACTTGATCACTAATGGTACAAACCCTAGGATTTTTCCCGAACAGGCTCTTCCGCTATATTCATCGCCTTCCGTACAAACCCTTCACCTTCCTCAACTGAACCAGGTTGAAACCGTGGCCATGCAAACTCCCAGATTGGCGGTCCCGTTGCATTATCAACCTTCCGGACAACTCCTTCACCCTCCTCAAACCGTGGCCTTGGAAACTCCCCGCAGAGGTCGGAAACCAGGAGCGCAACCACGTCGTAAATTAGCAAAAGCGGGTGCGGTTAAAAAAAAGGTGCGTGTGCCTGTGCCTGTGCCTGTGCCTGTGCCTGTGCCTGTGCCTGTGCCTGTGGCTGAGGATGACAAGGTGATCATACCACCCTATCCATGGTCTACGAATAAGCTAGCCATACATCATACCATCAGTGAGTTGACTGCTAATAATATAAACGTGATCTCTGGCCAAGTCCACTGCAAACCTTGCGATAGGACTCATACGATATCTTACAATCTGAGGGAGAAGTTTTCGGAATTGTATGTGTACATTAGAGATAACAAAGAGGTGATGCGTACTCGAGCACCGGCTAAATGGTTAGCTCCAGAACTGATTCCGTGCGAGGTATGCAAGACTGACATGAGGCCTGTGATAGAGGAGAGCACGGAAAAAATTAACTGGCTGTTTCTTTTGTTAGGGCAAATGTTGGGATGTTGTACTTTGGAACAACTCAA CTCGATCCCCAAGGACCATTTAGCATAA
- the LOC104792483 gene encoding coatomer subunit gamma — protein sequence MNFLSNILREEGGFEYKRAIVDSIVTIIRDIPDAKENGLLHLCEFIEDCEFTYLSTQILHFLGIEGPNTSDPSKYIRYIYNRVHLENATVRAAAVCTLAKFGFMVEALKPRITVLLKRCIYDSDDEVRDRATLFLSVLGNDGLVGTDHDSIAFLFGSLEAPLVNMETSLKNYEPSEEAFDVDSVPKEVKSQPLAEKKAKGKKPSGLGAPPPALVSGFDAYERILSSIPEFATFGKLFKSSSPVELTEAETEYSVNVVKRIFESHVVFQYNCTNTVPEQLLERVNVIVDASEAEEFSELSSKPLNSLPYDSPGQTFVAFEKPEGVPAVGKFSNTLTFIVKEVEQSTGEPLDDGVEDEYQLEDLEVVAADYMVNVGVSNFRNAWENMDEENELVDEYGLGPRDSLGEAVKAVTDLLGMQSCEGTETVASNARSHTSLLSGLYIGNVKVLVKAQFGMDSSKEIVMKLAVRAEDPSVSDAIHALVANG from the exons ATGAACTTCTTAAGCAACATTCTTAGAGAAGAAGGTGGATTTGAGTATAAAAGGGCAATTGTAGATTCCATCGTAACCATTATCAGAGATATTCCAGATGCAAAGGAAAATGGATTGCTCCATCTTTGCGAGTTCATTGAAGATTGTGAATTCACATACCTTTCAACACAG ATCCTTCATTTCCTGGGAATTGAAGGGCCAAACACCTCAGATCCAAGCAAGTATATCCGGTATATTTATAACCGTGTGCACTTGGAGAACGCAACTGTGCGAGCTGCTGCTGTTTGCACACTTGCAAAGTTTGGGTTTATGGTTGAAGCATTGAAG CCCCGGATTACTGTCTTGCTGAAGCGCTGCATTTATGACAGTGATGACGAG GTTCGTGATAGAGCAACACTCTTTTTGAGTGTACTTGGTAATGATGGCCTCGTTGGCACTGACCATGATAGCATAGCATTTTTATTTGGTTCCCTGGAGGCCCCTCTTGTAAACATGGAGACAAGTCTTAAAAACTAT GAGCCCTCTGAAGAAGCTTTTGATGTTGACTCTGTACCTAAGGAAGTCAAATCGCAGCCACTTGCAGAGAAAAAAGCCAAGGGTAAAAAGCCCAGTGGTCTCGGTGCTCCACCACCTGCACTTGTTTCTGGTTTTGATGCATATGAAAGAATTCTTTCATCTATTCCAGAGTTTGCCACCTTTGGAAAACTTTTCAAG TCTTCTTCACCTGTGGAGCTAACTGAAGCAGAAACAGAATATTCAGTCAATGTTGTAAAGCGTATCTTCGAGTCTCACGTAGTGTTTCAGTATAACTGCACAAACACAGTACCAGAGCAATTGTTGGAGAGG GTGAATGTCATTGTAGATGCTTCAGAAGCAGAGGAGTTCAGTGAATTATCTTCAAAACCACTAAACTCGCTCCCGTACGATTCCCCTGGTCAGACCTTTGTGGCGTTTGAAAAGCCAGAAGGAGTCCCTGCTGTTGGAAAGTTCTCAAACACATTGACTTTCATTGTTAAGGAG GTTGAGCAAAGCACAGGTGAACCATTGGACGATGGTGTGGAAGATGAGTACCAGCTCGAGGACCTTGAGGTTGTTGCTGCTGACTACATGGTGAACGTTGGTGTCTCCAATTTCAGGAATGCATGGGAAAACATGGATGAAGAAAACGAGCTTGTAGATGAGTATGGACTTGGCCCAAGGGACAGCTTAGGGGAAGCTGTAAAGGCTGTAACTGATCTTCTTGGCATGCAGTCTTGTGAG gGGACGGAGACAGTTGCGAGCAACGCAAGGTCACACACAAGTTTACTATCAGGTTTGTACATAGGGAACGTAAAAGTGTTGGTGAAAGCACAATTTGGAATGGACAGCTCAAAAGAAATTGTAATGAAACTGGCTGTTCGAGCAGAGGATCCATCTGTCAGCGATGCGATTCACGCACTTGTTGCCAACGGCTAA
- the LOC109124528 gene encoding coatomer subunit gamma-like — protein MAQPLVKKDDDHDDELEYSPFMGIEKGAVLQEARVFNDPQLDPRRCSQVITKLLYLLNQGEAFTKVEATEVFFSVTKLFQSKDTGLRRMVYLIIKELSPSADEVIIVTSSLMKDMNSKIDMYRANAIRVLCRIIDGTLLTQIERYLKQAIVDKNPVVSSAALVSGLHMLKTNPEIVKRWSNEVQEAVQSRAALVQFHALALLHQIRQNDRLAVSKLVDTLTRGAVRSPLAQCLLIRYTSQIIRDMSNHGQSGERPFYDFLESCLRHKAEMVILEAARAITELDDVTSRELTPAITVLQLFLSSPKPVLRFAAVRTLNKVAMTHPMAVTNCNIDMESLISDQNRSIATLAITTLLKTGNESSVERLMKQITNFMSDIADEFKIVVVDAIRSLCLKFPLKYRSLMNFLSNILREEGGFEYKRAIVDSIVTIIRDIPDAKENGLLHLCEFIEDCEFTYLSTQVIVF, from the exons ATGGCGCAACCACTCGTGAAGAAAGACGACGATCACGATGATGAGC TGGAGTATTCTCCATTCATGGGAATTGAGAAGGGAGCAGTGCTTCAGGAAGCTAGAGTCTTCAATGACCCTCAGCTTGATCCTAGAAGGTGCTCGCAGGTCATCACGAAGCTTCTTTATTTGCTTAACCAAGGAGAGGCATTCACCAAG GTTGAAGCAACAGAAGTTTTCTTTTCCGTTACAAAGCTTTTCCAATCAAAAGATACTGGTTTAAGGAGAATGGTCTACTTGATCATAAAGGAGTTATCTCCATCAGCGGACGAG gTTATTATTGTAACTAGCTCCTTGATGAAGGACATGAACAGCAAGATTGATATGTATCGTGCAAATGCTATCCGTGTCCTTTGCCGAATTATAGATGGAACCCTTCTTACACAAATTGAGCGGTACTTGAAACAAGCTATTGTGGATAAGAATCCTGTTGTTTCAAGTGCAGCTTTAGTCAGTGGACTTCACATGCTAAAG ACAAACCCAGAAATTGTTAAAAGATGGAGCAACGAGGTTCAAGAAGCTGTCCAGTCTAGAGCAGCCCTTGTTCAGTTTCATGCCTTGGCTTTGCTCCATCAG ATACGTCAAAACGATCGCTTGGCTGTCAGCAAGTTGGTTGATACCTTGACGAGGGGGGCTGTCCGCTCTCCTTTGGCCCAGTGTCTATTGATACGATACACCAGTCAG ATAATCCGAGATATGTCCAACCACGGCCAGTCTGGGGAACGTCCATTCTATGATTTCTTGGAGAGTTGTCTGCGCCATAAGGCAGAAATGGTGATCCTTGAGGCTGCCAGGGCTATCACTGAGCTTGACGATGTGACAAGCCGAGAACTGACTCCAGCAATCACTGTGCTCCAGCTCTTCTTGAGTTCCCCTAAACCAGTGCTGAGATTTGCTGCTGTTCGGACTCTTAACAAG GTTGCAATGACTCATCCCATGGCTGTCACCAACTGCAACATTGATATGGAAAGTTTAATATCTGATCAGAATAGAAGTATTGCTACACTTGCTATTACCACACTCCTGAAGACAGGGAATGAATCTAGTGTGGAACGGTTGATGAAGCAG ATAACTAATTTCATGTCAGATATTGCCGATGAGTTCAAAATTGTGGTTGTGGATGCCATAAGATCATTGTGTTTGAAATTTCCACTGAAGTATAGATCACT GATGAACTTCTTAAGCAACATTCTTAGAGAAGAAGGTGGATTTGAGTATAAAAGGGCAATTGTAGATTCCATCGTAACCATTATCAGAGATATTCCAGATGCAAAGGAAAATGGATTGCTCCATCTTTGCGAGTTCATTGAAGATTGTGAATTCACATACCTTTCAACACAGGTAATTGTTTTTTGA